In the genome of Candidatus Poribacteria bacterium, the window CATTACGGACATGAGTTTGGGGCTTTGGGACTCTTATGTGCTACGCCTACCCAATGGTTGCTTTTTCCGGTGTGGGTGAAACTCATTGTTCCGCAGACGGTTCGCGATAAAGGCGATGCCGTGTTTCATCGCAGCGTCTTTGACGAAACTCATCTTCTCACTGCCACACCCAACCGAGAAACCCATAAACGTCAAGACCGTCTGTGAGTTTCTTGGCATTCATGGGTATCATCCAAAGAAACTCACACAAGGCCTTCGAGTCGCTTATCTGAAAGCACAAATCAGAGACCACCGATTTTCTACGAGTTCCACTGAAAATAAAAACTCGCAGAATATTCAGACCTTTCAACAACAAGAGCCCCCACTGCCTTTCGACAAGGCAGCTTGAATATCATAATATTGTCCAAACTTTAGTCTGGTTAGGACCAGGAAGTAAAATTAGACCTCATTCCCATTGAAACACACTCCCTAACAAACGCATCGGTTCATCGCGGAGCGATCTATATATTTCTGGTGCCTCGTCAACACCCACCTTATGTCGAATGAGGGGTGCAATCTTGACAGAACCTTGGCGGAGCAAGCGACAGAGATTTTCCAAATCGTCACAAGTGAAGTGGCTGCACTGAAGGATACTAATCTCCTTATGTTGTCCAACGTTAAAGGTGTAATTGACATCAAAACGCCCAGCAACCAAGAGCAATCGCCCCCGAACTTTGCAAGCCTGTATCATCGGTGTTACCATATCTGGAACCCCCGCGAAATCCATGACGGCATCAAAGGAACCCTCTTGAATTTGAGCATCCCAACCCTCGCCATTTGTGTTGAGAACCGCCTCTGCTACACCGAGTTGGCGGCTCTGTTCCAGTCGAGATTCCTCAATGTCGCAAACTGTGACGCGGGCACCCATGGCGTTAGCGATCTGCGCCGCAAACATACCGATGCAGCCCTGTCCGACGATAAGTACCTTTTCCCCAATGCGCGGATCAACACGCCGGCAGCAATGCATCGCGACACCAGAGATACCGAAGAGGGCGGCTTCGCTTGGGTCAATATCCTCTGGTAATTTTAACAAAAGCCCATCTTCTGGAATCGTGAACCGTTCGACATGGTTCACACTGGCATAGATAAGATCACCAACCTGAAGTTGCGTTACATCCGGTCCTGTTTCAATAACTCTGCCGACGTTCTGGTATCCGTCGGTAGTTGGCAGACGGGTATCGGAGGCTGAATAGTTCCCACCGATCAGTTGATTGCGTTCCGTGCCGTTGGTCAGCCCAGTGAAGACAGCTTGACACAGCACTTCGTTTCCGGTAGGGGGTGCAGGCTCTTCCCAATCGGTGACAACAATTTTTTCGCGTTTTTTATCTGACAATAATTTAACGACAAGTGCTCTCATAATATTGACCACTCCTTAGAAAAATTTAATGCAGGATGCGCCCTTTAGATTACCCGAACCTCGTAGATTTGTCAAGGATTTTCAGAATTTTTGGCTGTCATTGTGCGCAATTTTCTAAAAAAATTGTTGACAAATAGTCACGGGTTTGCTACAATTTTTTTAAGCGTGTTGCACCAAAACAAGTGGAGAGCGATCGAAACTATTTTTTCATTTTTCACGTTACTTTATTAAGGAGAATTCGCAATGCCGAAACGCGTTAATAAAGCGATTGAATTGTTAGCAGATGACCAGCCTGTCTTCTATACGGGCAGTCACACGGGCGCGAACCTGAACTATGACGCGGGTCGCGCGATGGCAAAAACCTGGGCAGACTACATCAATGTCGGCATGGAGCATGGGAGTTTCGATCTCGCGGGATTGGATAGTTTCATGCGTGGGCTCGCTGACGGCGGTCCCACCAATAGCGGGCACCAAACCCCGGCTATTATTGTTGAATTGCCAGTAGATGGTATCAGCGCAGATGTGATACGCGCCAACGGTTGGCAGATGCGGCAACTCCTGGCACGCGGTGTGCACGGCTTGCTACTTTGTCATGCTGAATCTCCAGAAGCCGTCAAAGCGTTTGTTGAAGCGTGCCGTTACCCATTCCAGACCATCGGCGTTGGCACACAATTGGATGTTGGAAGGCGCGGCTCCGCCGGGCAAGGTTCCGCGGCACCGATCTGGGGCATCTCTGCTGATGAATACTTGGATGTCGCTGATCCATGGCCCCTGAACCCAGACGGTGAACTTCTATTGGGTCTCAAATTCGAAAACAAGCGGGCTTTAGCGAATGTCGAAATTACGGCACAGGTCCCTGGCATCGCCTTTGCTGAATGGGGTCCGGGTGACATGAGCATGTCATTTGGCTACAAGAATGCACCGAACCCACGTCCACAAGAATTGGAAGATGCCCGAAATCGCGTTTTCGAGGCGTGCAAAGGCGCTGGCATCGCGTTCTTGGAAAGCACTTCACCCGATACAATCGAGGCGAGCATCGACGCGGGTGTCCGAATCACCGGTGGCGGCGAAGAAGCTGCACGCATCGGACGGGCATACGCTGGTAGAACAATGCCTGTCTAAAACCTATTCCCGATTCAACCCAAATTAGAGCCTGCAACAATACGCAGAAATGCGCAGAAATGCCCAAGCAAAGACTCCAAGCAAAAACATGCAGGCGGATATACGTCAACGAACGTTATTAACCTAAGTGAACCCACCGAACCGCAAGGAACCATTAAAATGGCACTAACAGAACAGGAAATGTTGGCAGAACTGCGCAAATACGATACGCCTTCAATCACAAACGTGGTTGCTACCTATCCAGGGAGTCCACATTGTCTTGGACTCTATAATCCGTGGACGGAGAATTGGTATACGGATACAACCATCCGTTGTATGTATCCTGAACTCGGAGCCCTCGCAGGTTATG includes:
- a CDS encoding zinc-binding dehydrogenase, whose protein sequence is MRALVVKLLSDKKREKIVVTDWEEPAPPTGNEVLCQAVFTGLTNGTERNQLIGGNYSASDTRLPTTDGYQNVGRVIETGPDVTQLQVGDLIYASVNHVERFTIPEDGLLLKLPEDIDPSEAALFGISGVAMHCCRRVDPRIGEKVLIVGQGCIGMFAAQIANAMGARVTVCDIEESRLEQSRQLGVAEAVLNTNGEGWDAQIQEGSFDAVMDFAGVPDMVTPMIQACKVRGRLLLVAGRFDVNYTFNVGQHKEISILQCSHFTCDDLENLCRLLRQGSVKIAPLIRHKVGVDEAPEIYRSLRDEPMRLLGSVFQWE